A section of the Salarchaeum sp. JOR-1 genome encodes:
- a CDS encoding bacterio-opsin activator domain-containing protein, whose amino-acid sequence MASTATVLGSARLLLVGTAPWVETFEARLTARTDAHVDRVQTADGALDAVGDDVDCVVTGDALADTDGLDLVRALRSETGSLPIVLCTANGSERLASDAIAAGVTDYVALSGDDTLPENLHERVERHIRGARRTTTQRDRARQFDAIFHDSRTATWVLEPTGELARVNETARDLIDAAVESLVGQPFWELPWWSERAGTQSDIRQVVENTMQGEFGNVVVTRDVPDDTARVLDIAARPVHDERGTLVAIVIEGVDITDRVELERDLRQSEELHRVTLNNMTDTVLITDEDGEYTYVCPNVHYIFGYTADEIREQGGITDLLGDDLFDREELAERGVLKNIECTATDKAGREHTLLVNVREVSIQDGTLLYSCRDITKRKQREDALTTLQETTRDFLYASTHREIAQHVVEDTPSVLDVEASGVYLFDADANELEPAAQSAAMDRLNGPLATVPANSDSPVSHSFVQNDALFLDDVHESNRLEEPATDLRSVAFIPLGEHGLFVAGTQTVGAFDDMTGELADLLAATAEAALDRVSRESRLRDQDRELQRQNQRLTHLNQVNETIREIDQALVKAETRDEVDHTVCELLTDDDRFSFAWIGTTDPAGDAVEPRAWAGAEQGYLDGQSFELDGTGVDPAARTAASGDVVRISNVASRLHEEAWRKEALSRDFLSVLSIPLQYNDLTYGVLTVYAERQRAFDETSRGVLAELGETIASALSGIERKNALLTTAVTRVTLDVADSSFVLSRLASAAECTVSYEGGVQRTAEGTYVFVTVEDAAVETVEAIAADLVAVGAVQRVSADGTRGVLRLRLTQPFLALELADHGAVFRSATATPTGTRLTIDVPESVDVRHVTGLVGEAFADVTLRSKQSVDERSEYDLYSQFIAELTDRQLEVVQTAYYSGFFESPRENTGEEVAAMLDISPPAFYEHVRTVQRKLFAALFDETRVPTHPGEVE is encoded by the coding sequence ATGGCTAGTACCGCCACGGTCCTCGGTTCCGCGCGGCTCCTCCTCGTCGGGACGGCGCCGTGGGTCGAGACGTTCGAGGCGCGTCTCACGGCGCGGACGGACGCTCACGTCGACAGGGTTCAGACGGCCGACGGCGCGCTCGACGCGGTCGGTGACGACGTGGACTGTGTCGTCACCGGCGACGCGCTCGCGGACACGGACGGTCTCGACCTCGTCCGCGCACTCCGCTCCGAGACCGGATCGCTCCCGATCGTCCTGTGTACCGCGAACGGATCTGAACGCCTCGCCAGCGACGCTATCGCCGCGGGCGTCACGGATTACGTCGCGTTGAGCGGCGACGACACGCTCCCGGAGAACCTGCACGAGCGCGTCGAGCGACACATCCGGGGCGCGCGGCGGACGACAACGCAGCGCGACCGCGCCCGACAGTTCGACGCGATCTTCCACGATTCGCGGACGGCCACGTGGGTGCTGGAGCCGACCGGGGAACTCGCGCGTGTCAACGAGACCGCCCGCGACCTCATCGACGCGGCTGTCGAGTCGCTCGTCGGCCAGCCGTTCTGGGAGCTTCCCTGGTGGTCCGAACGGGCAGGCACGCAGTCAGACATTCGACAGGTCGTCGAGAACACGATGCAGGGCGAGTTCGGGAACGTCGTCGTGACAAGAGACGTCCCGGACGACACCGCGCGCGTGCTGGATATCGCCGCCCGACCCGTTCACGACGAGCGGGGGACGCTCGTCGCCATCGTCATCGAGGGCGTCGATATCACGGATCGTGTCGAACTCGAACGGGATCTCCGGCAGTCCGAAGAACTCCACCGGGTCACCCTCAACAACATGACCGATACCGTCCTCATCACGGACGAGGACGGCGAGTACACGTACGTCTGCCCGAACGTCCACTACATCTTCGGGTACACTGCCGACGAAATCCGCGAGCAGGGCGGGATCACAGACCTCCTCGGGGACGACCTCTTCGACCGCGAGGAACTCGCGGAACGCGGCGTGCTGAAGAACATCGAGTGCACGGCGACGGACAAGGCCGGCCGCGAGCACACGCTCCTCGTCAACGTCCGCGAGGTGTCGATTCAGGACGGCACACTTCTCTACAGCTGTCGGGATATCACGAAGCGCAAGCAGCGCGAGGACGCGCTGACGACGCTGCAGGAGACGACGCGGGACTTCCTGTATGCGAGTACGCACCGCGAAATCGCCCAGCACGTCGTCGAGGACACCCCGAGCGTGCTCGACGTGGAAGCGAGCGGAGTCTACCTGTTCGACGCCGACGCGAACGAACTCGAACCGGCGGCCCAATCCGCCGCGATGGACCGGCTGAACGGCCCGCTCGCGACCGTACCGGCGAACAGCGACTCCCCGGTGAGTCACAGTTTCGTGCAGAACGACGCCCTGTTCCTCGACGACGTCCACGAGTCGAACCGCCTCGAGGAACCGGCGACGGATCTGCGCAGCGTGGCGTTCATCCCGCTCGGCGAACACGGCCTGTTCGTCGCGGGTACGCAGACCGTCGGCGCGTTCGACGACATGACGGGAGAGCTCGCCGACTTGCTCGCCGCGACTGCGGAAGCGGCGCTCGACCGCGTGAGCCGGGAGTCACGCCTCCGCGATCAAGACCGCGAACTCCAGCGTCAGAACCAGCGGCTCACGCACCTGAATCAGGTCAACGAGACGATTCGGGAGATCGACCAGGCGCTCGTCAAAGCCGAAACGCGCGACGAGGTCGACCACACGGTCTGCGAACTCCTCACGGACGACGACCGGTTCAGCTTCGCGTGGATCGGGACGACGGATCCAGCGGGGGATGCGGTCGAACCGCGAGCGTGGGCGGGAGCCGAACAGGGCTATTTAGACGGTCAGTCGTTCGAACTCGACGGAACGGGCGTCGACCCGGCGGCGCGGACGGCCGCGTCCGGGGACGTGGTTCGGATCAGTAACGTCGCATCGCGACTGCACGAGGAAGCGTGGCGAAAGGAGGCCCTCTCCCGGGACTTCCTGTCCGTGTTGAGCATTCCGCTCCAGTACAACGACCTCACGTACGGCGTGTTGACCGTGTACGCGGAGCGACAGCGCGCGTTCGACGAGACCTCGCGGGGGGTGCTCGCGGAACTCGGAGAGACCATCGCGTCCGCGCTCAGCGGCATCGAGCGAAAGAACGCCCTGCTCACGACGGCGGTGACGCGGGTGACGCTCGACGTGGCGGACTCGTCGTTCGTCCTCTCGCGGTTGGCGTCGGCGGCGGAGTGCACGGTGTCGTACGAGGGCGGCGTGCAGCGGACTGCCGAGGGGACGTACGTCTTCGTGACCGTCGAAGACGCGGCGGTCGAAACCGTGGAAGCGATCGCGGCGGATCTGGTCGCGGTCGGGGCGGTACAGCGCGTCAGTGCGGACGGGACGCGTGGCGTGTTGCGCTTGCGGTTGACACAGCCGTTTCTCGCGCTGGAGCTGGCCGACCACGGGGCGGTGTTCCGCTCGGCGACGGCGACGCCGACGGGGACGCGGCTCACGATAGACGTACCGGAGAGCGTGGACGTCCGTCACGTCACGGGGCTCGTCGGGGAGGCGTTCGCGGACGTGACTCTGCGGTCGAAGCAATCGGTGGACGAGCGGTCGGAGTACGATCTGTACTCGCAGTTCATCGCGGAGTTGACTGACCGGCAGCTAGAGGTCGTGCAGACGGCGTACTACAGCGGGTTCTTCGAGTCGCCGCGCGAGAACACCGGGGAGGAGGTGGCGGCGATGCTGGACATCTCCCCGCCGGCGTTCTACGAACACGTGCGAACGGTGCAGCGGAAGTTGTTCGCGGCGCTGTTCGACGAGACTCGCGTCCCGACCCACCCCGGAGAGGTTGAATAA
- a CDS encoding rubrerythrin-like domain-containing protein, translating to MRDADPSQTDETAYECFDCGNIVVADTHPGNCPDCSGPLRNRHLPLE from the coding sequence ATGAGAGACGCAGACCCAAGCCAGACCGACGAGACGGCGTACGAGTGCTTCGACTGCGGGAACATCGTGGTCGCGGACACCCATCCCGGAAACTGCCCCGACTGCAGCGGCCCGCTTCGAAACCGCCACCTCCCCCTCGAATAA
- the gdhB gene encoding glutamate dehydrogenase GdhB, producing MSTPATPAADAQPDEHETALETARRQLHQAAAHLDIDPDIVERLEHPKNVHEVTVPIERDDGSVEVFTGYRAQHDSVRGPFKGGLRYHPDVTRDECVGLGMWMTWKCAVMDLPFGGAKGGIAVNPKDLSDPEKERLTRRFTEELRDVIGPNRDIPAPDMGTNPQTMSWLMDAYSMQEGETTPGVVTGKPPIVGGSEGRNEAPGRSVAIIAREAIDYYDKDIRETSVAIQGYGSVGANAARLLDDWGANVVAISDVNGGVYDTNGLDTHAIPSHHEEPEGVKGHDAPETVSNDDLLTLDVDVLIPAAVGNVLTQSNADAVSADLVVEGANGPTTSAADTILADRDIPVIPDILANAGGVTVSYFEWLQDINRRAWSLERVNEELETEMLTAWADVRDEVAAHDVSWRTAAYIVALSRVADAHETRGLWP from the coding sequence ATGTCGACACCAGCCACCCCGGCCGCGGACGCACAACCCGACGAGCACGAGACCGCGCTCGAGACCGCGCGCCGCCAGCTCCATCAGGCCGCGGCGCACCTCGACATCGACCCGGACATCGTCGAACGCCTCGAACACCCGAAGAACGTCCACGAGGTCACCGTCCCCATCGAGCGCGACGACGGCTCAGTCGAGGTGTTCACCGGGTACCGCGCGCAACACGACAGCGTCCGCGGCCCCTTCAAGGGCGGGCTTCGCTACCACCCCGACGTCACCCGCGACGAGTGCGTCGGCCTCGGCATGTGGATGACGTGGAAGTGCGCCGTCATGGACCTCCCGTTCGGCGGCGCGAAAGGCGGTATCGCCGTGAACCCGAAAGACCTGAGCGACCCCGAGAAGGAACGCCTCACACGCCGCTTCACCGAGGAACTCAGGGACGTCATCGGCCCGAACCGAGACATCCCCGCGCCCGACATGGGGACGAACCCGCAGACGATGTCGTGGCTGATGGACGCCTACTCGATGCAGGAGGGCGAAACCACGCCCGGCGTCGTCACCGGGAAACCCCCCATCGTCGGCGGGAGCGAAGGACGGAACGAGGCGCCCGGGCGAAGCGTCGCCATCATCGCCCGCGAAGCCATCGACTACTACGACAAAGACATCAGGGAGACGTCGGTCGCGATTCAAGGCTACGGGAGCGTCGGCGCGAACGCGGCCCGCTTGCTCGACGACTGGGGGGCGAACGTCGTCGCGATCAGCGACGTGAACGGCGGCGTCTACGACACGAACGGCCTCGACACGCACGCGATTCCGTCCCACCACGAGGAGCCGGAGGGCGTCAAGGGACACGACGCACCGGAGACGGTGTCGAACGACGACCTCCTCACGCTGGACGTCGACGTGCTGATTCCCGCGGCGGTCGGGAACGTCCTCACGCAGTCGAACGCCGACGCCGTCAGCGCTGACCTCGTCGTCGAAGGCGCGAACGGCCCGACGACGAGCGCGGCCGACACGATACTCGCGGACCGCGACATCCCCGTCATCCCGGACATCCTCGCGAACGCCGGCGGCGTGACAGTGAGTTACTTCGAGTGGCTGCAGGACATCAATCGGCGGGCGTGGTCGCTCGAACGCGTGAACGAGGAACTCGAAACGGAGATGCTCACCGCGTGGGCGGACGTCCGCGACGAGGTCGCCGCGCACGACGTGTCCTGGCGGACCGCCGCGTACATCGTCGCGCTCTCCCGCGTCGCCGACGCGCACGAAACGCGCGGCCTCTGGCCGTGA
- a CDS encoding PAS domain S-box protein, whose product MTDRDALPEPSALPRAQTIDILHVDDDASFCELVAAFLEREREHFTVHSETEPRAALERLADDELSVDCIVSDYDMPPLDGLTLLERVRDTHPDLPFILFTGKGSEEIASEAITAGVTDYLQKAGGTEQYSVLANRIQNAVEAVRAEQYMNRGLEAIETAQDGIGILDEDGYIEYVNSAWADILGYDREELLGVHWETLYQDDDVEHVYDVLLPEARHGRWHGTTSFVRKSGEEVTVEHTLSYTGDGSLVCTLTPPASDTEPASASLKERAMEEAPIGIVLTDPQQDDNPIVYANEEFTALTGYEERDVLGRNCRLLQGERTAEEPVAELRTAVENQESTTVELRNYRTDGTPFWNRVRIAPLFDDDGDLELFVGFQDDVTEQKQYEQQLQTQTARLEALFEHSPDMFAVHDINGVIRDVNQRLCDELGYTEDELVGRTVWDLDPSADPDRSSSFWETMPPNRPQRFEGELERSDGSTFPIEVHLIRLNLEGKDRFVAMDRDISEQKQRERELVQKNERLERFTSVVSHDLRNPLQVAAGHLDLLRDEYESAHIEKIGDALSRMDEMIEDLLALARAGEEAMETESVSLAAIARACWGAISTPDATLSVETERTIEADRDQLQQLVTNLLQNAVDHGGPDVAVTVGDTEAGFYVADDGDGFPNAEQSTLFEAGYTTAEDGTGFGLSIVEEVVDRHGWAVTATNGPAGGARFEIRTDDGRQ is encoded by the coding sequence ATGACCGACCGGGACGCCCTTCCTGAGCCGAGCGCGCTCCCAAGGGCACAGACGATCGATATCCTCCACGTCGACGATGACGCCAGTTTCTGCGAGCTCGTCGCCGCGTTTCTCGAACGCGAACGAGAGCACTTCACCGTCCATTCTGAGACCGAGCCGCGAGCGGCGCTGGAGCGGCTTGCTGATGACGAGCTGTCCGTGGATTGCATCGTGAGCGACTACGACATGCCCCCGTTGGACGGCCTGACCCTCCTTGAACGAGTGCGTGACACGCATCCCGACCTGCCGTTCATCCTCTTCACGGGGAAGGGGAGCGAGGAGATCGCCAGCGAAGCGATCACGGCTGGCGTGACGGACTACCTCCAGAAAGCCGGTGGCACGGAGCAGTACAGCGTCCTCGCCAACCGGATTCAGAACGCCGTCGAAGCCGTTCGGGCGGAACAGTACATGAACCGCGGGCTCGAAGCGATCGAAACCGCCCAAGACGGCATCGGCATCCTCGACGAGGACGGCTACATCGAGTACGTGAACTCTGCGTGGGCGGACATACTCGGCTACGACCGCGAGGAGCTCCTCGGGGTTCACTGGGAGACGCTCTATCAGGACGACGACGTCGAGCACGTCTACGACGTCCTGCTGCCGGAAGCGCGCCACGGCCGGTGGCACGGCACCACCTCGTTCGTCCGAAAAAGTGGCGAGGAGGTCACCGTCGAACACACGCTCTCGTACACCGGCGATGGCTCGCTTGTCTGTACGCTCACGCCTCCAGCGAGCGACACCGAACCCGCGAGCGCGTCCCTGAAAGAGCGCGCGATGGAAGAGGCACCCATCGGGATCGTGTTGACCGATCCGCAGCAGGACGATAATCCGATCGTCTACGCGAACGAGGAGTTCACGGCGCTGACCGGGTACGAGGAACGCGACGTTCTCGGGCGGAACTGTCGGCTCCTCCAGGGAGAGCGGACAGCCGAGGAACCGGTGGCGGAACTCCGGACTGCCGTCGAGAACCAGGAGTCGACGACGGTCGAATTGCGGAACTACCGGACGGACGGAACGCCGTTCTGGAATCGAGTCCGTATCGCACCGCTGTTCGACGACGACGGCGACCTCGAGTTGTTCGTCGGGTTCCAAGACGACGTGACCGAACAGAAGCAGTACGAACAGCAGTTACAGACCCAGACGGCGCGGCTGGAGGCGCTGTTCGAACACTCGCCGGACATGTTCGCAGTGCACGACATCAACGGCGTCATCCGGGACGTGAACCAGCGGCTGTGCGACGAGCTCGGGTACACCGAGGACGAACTCGTCGGGCGGACCGTCTGGGATCTCGACCCGTCTGCCGACCCGGATCGGTCGTCGTCGTTCTGGGAGACGATGCCGCCGAATCGCCCGCAGCGGTTCGAGGGCGAACTCGAACGGAGCGACGGGTCGACATTCCCCATCGAAGTCCACCTCATCCGCCTCAATCTGGAGGGGAAAGACCGGTTCGTCGCGATGGACCGCGACATCAGCGAGCAGAAGCAGCGCGAGCGCGAGCTCGTCCAGAAGAACGAGCGACTGGAGCGGTTCACGAGCGTGGTGAGCCACGACCTGCGGAACCCGTTACAGGTCGCGGCCGGCCACCTGGACTTGCTGCGCGACGAGTACGAGAGTGCGCACATCGAGAAGATAGGCGACGCACTGAGTCGAATGGACGAGATGATCGAGGACTTGCTGGCGCTCGCCCGCGCCGGTGAGGAGGCGATGGAGACGGAGTCGGTCTCGCTGGCGGCGATAGCGCGAGCGTGCTGGGGGGCGATTTCCACGCCGGACGCGACGCTCTCCGTCGAGACGGAGCGCACCATCGAAGCGGACCGCGATCAGCTCCAGCAGCTCGTCACGAACCTCCTGCAGAACGCGGTCGACCACGGCGGGCCGGACGTAGCGGTGACGGTCGGTGACACGGAGGCGGGATTCTACGTCGCCGATGACGGAGACGGGTTCCCCAACGCCGAGCAATCGACGTTGTTCGAAGCGGGGTACACGACTGCCGAGGACGGGACGGGATTCGGCCTCAGTATCGTCGAGGAGGTCGTGGATCGGCACGGGTGGGCGGTCACGGCGACGAACGGACCGGCGGGCGGCGCGCGGTTCGAAATCCGTACCGACGACGGGCGACAGTAG
- a CDS encoding cytochrome ubiquinol oxidase subunit I: MFASATVTAVDPGWLAFLSPELASRAQFGWTISVHILFAALSVGLAPFIVYFTWKDVRTGDERFARLRSFWVKVFAAGFVMGTVTGIPMSFQFGTNFPRFAEVAGELIGGPLAFEAKMAFFLEAVFLGVLLYGRDRVSDRTYILSSVLVGFGAWLSGFWILVVNAWMQTPQGYEMVVRNGLEVARLTDPIAAFFTPRLPWMYVHMINASVISVALLVAGVSAYIVWKKRDAAAWNTALKLAVVILLVSAPFQALHGDAYARHVEDTQPQKFAAMEAHYETGSADLHLLAFPTSVDAITDPRAENLFTVSLPGVGSFLASGGDFDATVLGLNEYENNPPVALVFWSFRMMVGLGFLFIALAFWGAYLIYRGRLSESDRYLKAMVLASPLGYAALLTGWYVTEIGRQPWVIQGELKTNDAVSTALSGTDATLTLTAFVVIYIALITTALYVLKWLIREELRDLGAADATDGRWRGPLPEVNNDD; this comes from the coding sequence ATGTTCGCGTCTGCAACTGTGACCGCTGTCGATCCGGGATGGCTCGCGTTCCTCTCGCCGGAGCTCGCGAGTCGCGCGCAGTTCGGCTGGACGATCTCCGTCCACATCCTCTTCGCCGCGCTCTCCGTCGGACTCGCACCGTTCATCGTCTACTTCACGTGGAAGGACGTGCGAACGGGCGACGAGCGGTTCGCTCGCCTGCGGTCGTTCTGGGTGAAGGTGTTCGCCGCCGGATTCGTCATGGGGACGGTCACGGGGATTCCGATGAGCTTCCAGTTCGGCACGAACTTCCCGCGGTTCGCCGAGGTGGCCGGGGAACTCATCGGCGGCCCGCTCGCCTTCGAGGCGAAGATGGCGTTCTTCCTCGAAGCGGTGTTCCTCGGCGTGCTCCTGTACGGCCGCGACCGCGTCAGCGACCGGACGTACATTCTCTCCTCCGTGCTCGTGGGGTTCGGCGCGTGGCTGTCGGGGTTCTGGATTCTCGTCGTCAACGCCTGGATGCAGACCCCGCAGGGCTACGAGATGGTCGTGCGTAACGGGCTCGAAGTAGCCCGGCTCACCGACCCGATTGCGGCGTTTTTCACCCCGCGGCTACCGTGGATGTACGTCCACATGATCAACGCGTCCGTCATCTCGGTCGCGCTGTTGGTCGCGGGCGTCTCCGCGTACATCGTCTGGAAGAAACGCGACGCCGCCGCGTGGAACACCGCACTGAAACTCGCGGTCGTGATACTGCTCGTCTCCGCGCCGTTCCAGGCGCTGCACGGCGACGCGTACGCACGGCACGTCGAGGACACGCAGCCGCAGAAGTTCGCCGCGATGGAAGCCCACTACGAGACCGGATCGGCAGACCTCCACTTGCTCGCGTTCCCGACGTCCGTCGACGCCATCACCGACCCGCGCGCTGAGAACCTCTTCACCGTGAGCCTCCCCGGGGTCGGGTCGTTCCTCGCCAGCGGGGGTGACTTCGACGCAACGGTTCTCGGACTGAACGAGTACGAGAACAACCCCCCGGTCGCGCTCGTTTTCTGGTCGTTCCGCATGATGGTCGGCCTCGGATTCCTGTTCATCGCGCTCGCATTCTGGGGTGCGTACCTCATCTATCGCGGCCGGCTGTCCGAGAGCGACCGCTACCTGAAGGCGATGGTTCTCGCGTCGCCGCTCGGGTACGCGGCCCTGCTCACCGGGTGGTACGTCACCGAGATCGGCCGGCAGCCCTGGGTCATTCAGGGCGAACTCAAGACCAACGATGCGGTGTCCACGGCGCTCTCCGGCACCGACGCCACGCTGACACTCACCGCGTTCGTCGTCATCTACATCGCCCTCATCACGACCGCGCTCTACGTGCTGAAGTGGCTGATTCGTGAGGAGCTCCGCGACCTCGGGGCGGCGGACGCGACCGACGGCCGCTGGCGCGGCCCGCTCCCGGAGGTGAACAACGATGACTGA
- a CDS encoding cytochrome d ubiquinol oxidase subunit II yields MTDWLPVDAYLVDALPEIWFGAVMFALGMYIVLDGFDFGIGILYATLDDEHDRETFLSAFGPVWDANEVWLVAFGTMLLAAFPRVYSRLLADHYLLAIGFVLALLFRGLGPELREQRDDDRWKRYCDYSFVAGSALAPLLFGVLAGRWIFDAPTLSLPAVLTGVGLVAVSVVTGAAFLAAKTDPELAVTLRRYGITATAAYLGGVVVLLASVVLTDAGGAADAVLSRPVAALVVASVAAGVGGSALAARGRYRAWLATALALPALLAALVAVLLYPTVYPATGLTVREAVVSPLALNLTTVLGFPVLLLVLWYFTFLYSVFSGPIEGDGYGG; encoded by the coding sequence ATGACTGACTGGCTCCCCGTCGACGCCTACCTCGTCGACGCGCTCCCCGAAATCTGGTTCGGCGCGGTCATGTTCGCGCTGGGGATGTACATCGTGCTCGACGGCTTCGACTTCGGCATCGGCATCCTGTACGCGACCCTCGACGACGAACACGACCGGGAGACGTTCCTGTCGGCGTTCGGCCCGGTGTGGGACGCCAACGAGGTCTGGCTCGTCGCCTTCGGAACCATGCTCCTCGCGGCCTTCCCCCGCGTGTACTCGCGGTTGCTCGCCGACCACTACCTGCTCGCCATCGGGTTCGTCCTCGCGTTGCTGTTCCGCGGCCTCGGCCCCGAGCTACGCGAACAGCGCGACGACGACCGCTGGAAACGCTACTGCGACTACTCGTTCGTCGCGGGAAGCGCGCTCGCGCCGCTGCTCTTCGGCGTGCTCGCCGGCCGCTGGATATTCGACGCGCCGACTCTCTCGCTTCCCGCCGTGTTGACCGGCGTCGGGCTGGTCGCAGTGTCAGTCGTCACGGGCGCGGCGTTCCTCGCGGCGAAGACCGACCCCGAGCTCGCGGTGACGCTCCGGCGGTACGGCATCACCGCGACCGCAGCGTACCTCGGTGGCGTGGTGGTGCTGCTGGCGAGCGTCGTCCTGACCGACGCCGGCGGAGCCGCCGACGCGGTTCTCTCCCGGCCGGTCGCCGCGCTAGTCGTCGCGTCGGTCGCGGCCGGCGTCGGCGGGAGCGCGCTCGCCGCACGCGGCCGGTACCGCGCGTGGCTAGCGACCGCGCTCGCCCTGCCCGCGCTGCTGGCCGCGCTCGTCGCCGTCCTGCTCTATCCGACGGTCTACCCCGCGACGGGGCTGACAGTCAGGGAGGCGGTCGTCTCACCGCTGGCGCTCAACCTCACCACCGTCCTCGGCTTCCCCGTCCTCCTGCTGGTGCTGTGGTACTTCACGTTCCTCTACAGCGTGTTCAGCGGACCGATCGAGGGCGACGGCTACGGAGGGTAG
- a CDS encoding AIM24 family protein — translation MNTDEFTAEHGPTDSGEPFELENKYTLNATVDGEVLAKAGAMVAFTGDLSFTGKSSAEGGISGFLKQAATGEGTPVMSIEGQGEVYLADEKKKVQLLELDAEESITVNGEDVLAFDSDIAYEITSMDSLAGAFAGGFTNVTLTGPGYVAITTHADPIVLHPPVSTDPSATVAWSDTTPDVHVNKSLSDMIGQDSGERFQMEFTGDSGYVVVQPYEEHAGQH, via the coding sequence ATGAACACTGACGAATTCACCGCTGAACACGGCCCGACCGACTCCGGCGAACCGTTCGAACTCGAGAACAAGTACACCCTCAACGCCACTGTCGACGGCGAAGTCCTGGCGAAAGCAGGCGCGATGGTCGCCTTCACGGGCGACCTCTCGTTCACCGGCAAAAGTTCGGCCGAGGGCGGCATCAGCGGGTTCCTCAAGCAGGCCGCGACCGGCGAAGGCACACCCGTGATGTCCATCGAGGGGCAGGGCGAGGTCTATCTCGCCGACGAGAAGAAGAAAGTCCAGTTGCTCGAACTCGACGCGGAGGAATCAATCACCGTCAACGGCGAGGACGTCCTCGCGTTCGACTCCGATATCGCGTACGAGATCACGTCGATGGACAGCCTCGCCGGCGCGTTCGCCGGCGGCTTCACCAACGTCACGCTCACCGGCCCCGGCTACGTCGCTATCACCACGCACGCCGATCCGATCGTTCTCCACCCACCCGTTTCCACCGACCCGAGCGCTACCGTCGCCTGGAGCGACACCACCCCGGACGTCCACGTCAACAAGAGCCTCTCAGACATGATCGGTCAGGACTCCGGCGAGCGCTTCCAGATGGAGTTCACTGGTGACAGCGGCTACGTCGTCGTCCAGCCCTACGAAGAACACGCCGGCCAACACTAA
- a CDS encoding universal stress protein, translating into MYEDILLPFDGSDGAEAVLQHTADIADAFDATVHVLFVADTTRDSVTVVEGRTVDALAEQGEDIVAEAERTLRSAGVDHESDVVQGNPAPTIAEYAAQYGHDLVVMPTHGRRGVSRYLVGSVTEKVVRLSTVPVLTARMRDDDRLSFPYENVLLPTDGSPGATRAAEHGLALAGALDATVHALSVVDTAFAGFDVRSPTAGEAAADDALDDLEATAADYAVESVVRHVDRGSPVDGIRDCIEDADIDAVVMGTSGRRGTDRILLGSVAEKTVRSAPVPVVTVGDPDQS; encoded by the coding sequence ATGTACGAGGACATTCTGCTTCCGTTCGACGGAAGCGACGGCGCCGAGGCGGTTCTCCAGCACACCGCCGACATCGCGGACGCGTTCGACGCCACCGTCCACGTCCTGTTCGTCGCGGACACGACGCGGGACTCGGTGACCGTCGTCGAGGGCCGGACGGTCGACGCGCTCGCGGAACAGGGCGAGGACATCGTCGCGGAGGCCGAGCGAACGCTCCGTTCCGCAGGCGTCGACCACGAGTCCGACGTCGTGCAGGGGAATCCGGCGCCGACAATCGCCGAGTACGCCGCGCAGTACGGCCACGACCTCGTCGTGATGCCGACGCACGGCCGCCGCGGCGTGTCGCGGTACCTCGTCGGCAGCGTCACCGAGAAGGTCGTGCGGCTCTCCACGGTACCCGTCCTGACCGCGCGTATGCGCGACGACGACCGGCTGTCGTTCCCCTACGAGAACGTCCTGCTTCCGACGGACGGGAGTCCGGGTGCGACCCGCGCGGCCGAACACGGCCTCGCGCTCGCCGGCGCGCTCGACGCGACCGTGCACGCGCTCTCCGTCGTCGACACCGCGTTCGCGGGGTTCGACGTTCGCTCGCCGACGGCGGGTGAGGCCGCCGCCGACGACGCGCTCGACGACCTGGAAGCGACCGCTGCGGACTACGCGGTCGAGTCCGTCGTGCGGCACGTCGACCGGGGGAGTCCGGTCGACGGCATCCGCGACTGCATCGAGGACGCCGACATCGACGCCGTCGTGATGGGAACGAGCGGCCGACGCGGCACCGACCGCATCCTCCTCGGGAGCGTCGCCGAGAAGACGGTTCGGTCCGCCCCGGTTCCCGTCGTCACGGTCGGCGACCCCGACCAGTCCTGA